The Acidimicrobiia bacterium sequence GAATCGGAGCCGCGTACGCGCGGGCGATGGCAGCCGAGGGCGCCGATGTCGTGATCATCGACCTGAAGCGCATCGACCAGGCGAAGGATGTCGAAGACGACGTCAAGGCACTCGGTCGGCGGGCGCTCACTCTGAAAGCCGACGTGACCGATCCCGAACAGATGACGGAGATGGGAACGACGGTGGTCGACGAGTTCGGTCACGTCGACTGCCTGGTGAACAACGCCGCGCTCATGTTCGACCAGCTCACGGCCAGCTGGGACGACTTCCTGGCCGTGAATTTCATGGGCATCGTCAACGCGTCGAACGCGGTGGTCCCGTACCTGTGGGAGCAGCGCCGTGGCTCGATCGTCAACATCTCGTCGACGGCAGCGTTTCCGCTCCCGCTGCCCGCGATGTTCATGGCCGGCGAAGACTCGCCGCCGCCGACGATCGCGCCCGCGGGCTACGGGCTCACGAAG is a genomic window containing:
- a CDS encoding SDR family oxidoreductase, whose product is MGDRLLGKVCIVTGAAQGIGAAYARAMAAEGADVVIIDLKRIDQAKDVEDDVKALGRRALTLKADVTDPEQMTEMGTTVVDEFGHVDCLVNNAALMFDQLTASWDDFLAVNFMGIVNASNAVVPYLWEQRRGSIVNISSTAAFPLPLPAMFMAGEDSPPPTIAPAGYGLTKWMVIYQTRQMAQMLGRRGIRVNAVCPGVTMSPATKAVVPEPIIDTLRAASALGTTLEPEDMTGLIVFLASDESSKMTGQVLINDAGTWFSG